The Natronoglycomyces albus genome has a segment encoding these proteins:
- a CDS encoding LLM class flavin-dependent oxidoreductase, translating into MRVSILDQVPITEHTPTPAEAVTSGLRLAQEAEALGYHRIWFAEHHRSASFASTAPEMMTALALERTRRIRVGTGGILLPLYPVQKIIEVMSLLGQVHGDRIDTGVGRAALDDPDYGEKIAALAHALGTQHPSRDGEPDGRVWVLGAGGSASPLAGLAGAGYAHGHFFVPRGGETAMSAYRATTAEHGHGAHTVLAVRVVTAETRERAQELADATLLWRARKDLGFVGPIPSAETTLRHEWTDAEHTRAKARSQAIITGTPDQVSTELTALAEAHNTDEVMINTLTSDPNDRLTSYRMLAERLME; encoded by the coding sequence ATGAGGGTCTCGATCCTCGACCAGGTACCGATCACCGAACACACGCCGACGCCAGCGGAGGCCGTCACGAGCGGCCTCCGCCTCGCCCAGGAAGCGGAAGCGCTGGGGTATCACCGGATCTGGTTCGCCGAGCACCACCGCTCGGCCTCGTTCGCGAGCACCGCACCGGAAATGATGACCGCCCTCGCGCTGGAGCGCACTCGGCGTATTCGGGTCGGCACCGGTGGCATTCTCCTCCCGCTGTATCCCGTCCAGAAGATCATCGAGGTGATGAGCCTGCTCGGGCAAGTGCACGGTGATCGGATCGATACCGGAGTTGGGCGTGCTGCCTTGGACGACCCGGACTACGGGGAGAAGATCGCCGCCCTCGCCCACGCCCTCGGCACACAGCATCCGTCAAGGGACGGTGAGCCGGATGGCCGGGTCTGGGTGCTCGGCGCAGGCGGCTCCGCCTCACCCCTCGCCGGCCTCGCCGGCGCCGGATATGCGCACGGACACTTCTTCGTGCCCCGCGGCGGCGAAACCGCGATGTCTGCCTACCGTGCAACGACCGCCGAGCATGGTCATGGTGCGCATACGGTGCTGGCGGTGCGCGTGGTCACCGCCGAGACGCGCGAACGCGCCCAAGAGCTGGCGGATGCGACGCTGCTGTGGCGGGCACGCAAAGACCTCGGCTTCGTCGGGCCAATCCCGTCGGCCGAGACCACGCTGCGGCACGAGTGGACCGATGCTGAGCACACCCGCGCGAAAGCCCGATCCCAAGCGATCATCACGGGCACGCCCGACCAAGTGAGCACCGAACTCACGGCACTGGCCGAAGCGCACAACACGGACGAGGTCATGATCAACACCCTCACCAGCGACCCGAACGACCGACTGACCTCGTACCGGATGCTGGCCGAACGCCTCATGGAGTGA